The Calothrix sp. PCC 7507 DNA segment ACAGAAAGTGTAGCTGGATTTAGCCTCGCTTTCTCGCGATTAATCAGGCAATGCTTGTAGAAAAAAACTGCCAACTCTGGTTGGTTTTGGATATCGAATAAGTAGCCGATATTACTATAGGTTTTGCCAAGTCGGACTTGATCTCCGAGTTCTTTATTAATGAATAAGGCTTGTTGATATGATGTGAGTGCTGGGGAATACTGACCTTGTTTTTGGTATACTCTGCCAAGATTATTCAAAGTCACAGCTTCCCAAGAGCGATCGCCAATGTCTCTACTAATGGCTAACGCTGTTTGCAATCTCTGCAATGCCTCTTTTAAGTTACCTTGCCCAGATAGCTGAATGGCTTCTTCATTGAGATGTCTAACATGAGATTCGCTATTTTTTTGAGATAAAGCCTGAGATTTTTCTCTGTAATTGTACTGTGTCCTAGCGTTGGCATTTACGCGATACTTTTCTGGGTGTGCTATCCCAAAAGCCAGGAAAACAAGTATCGTAATCTTGACAGTAATAAAATACTGGAGAAAAAGGTGCATGACAACACACTCCCGATTTTCGGAAGGGTAGATGCTAAACCTTATAAATTTTACAATGCAACTAATTTTTATGCTATTCCAGATATGGAAAATCCATAGCTGTGCAGAAATTTAAAAATGTCTGAAGAAAAACCAAGCCAACCAACATTACCGCCAACTACGGCTCTTGACAAACCATCCCATCGTGAATTTGAGAATTGGTTTGAATATCCTGTGAGGACACAACCCCACCATACTGATTATGCAGGCGCTGTCTGGCATGGCTCATATATCGCTTGGATGGAAGAAGCACGGAATGAGTGCTTACGTTCAATTGGCATCAACTTTGCTGATTTAACAGCTTTAGGTTGTGATTTACCAGTTGTAGAACTTTCAGTACTCTATCACCGTGTACTACAGTTGGGTATGGCAGCTATAGTCAAAACGCGTATGGCCGATGTGACTGGCGTGCGGATCAATTGGGATTATGCGATTCTCTCACCCGATGAACAACAATTGTATGTGACTGCCAAGGTGACTCTAGTCGCATTAGACCGCGAAAGAGGTAAGATAATGCATCAGTTACCTCCAAGTGTCAAGGATGCGTTGGCACGAATTTCCGCATTGCATAATAACTGATGTCAAAGCGGCTGTTGTGCGGTTGAAATCAAAACATTTTTAGGTGACTCGCCCATCACCGATTACCATGCAGCATGTGCGGGAGTATACAAGATTTGGCGTCGGGTAATGAAAAAGAGGGCGAGTCTATCTCCTATGGTGCAAGTACTTTGAAATACTGGTAATGAGATGATGAGGGGGCGATAGAATTGACTTCATGTGGATACTAATTATCTTTAACGGGTCGAAGCTCTAGTTCAGCCGTAGGCAACTAGTACCGCAAGGCGGAAGTCAAAAGTAATATGGAGTAAGCTTTTTAGCGATTGAGAATGGTCTGCTTATTTCCGCCGCACTGTACTAGGAGTAGTTCACGCTTGATTTACTGCATCAAAGATTTGTGATGCTTTGAGATTTAGTTGATTGAATTGTGGAGATACAACTAAATTATTACCAGCAAAGTTACCTATCTCAGTGTAAGTTTTGTCAATAAGTTCTAAGACCAATATAGTTTGAGTTTCGGGGTCGATAATCCAATATTCAGGAATACCACAATCTTGATACTGCGATCGCTTGGCGATGAAATCTCTGTCTCGTTGCAATTCTCCTGGGCTAACTACTTCAATCACCAGTAGAGGAGGTAGCATTGACAAGCGGATAGTATTACGTTTTGCTAACTGCTGAATATGCTCGCTTGCAATAATTGTCAGATCAGGATAACGGTTTCTGGGTTCTCCTCTCACTTCCAGTTCTAAACCATGTCCTCGAACTCTTTTATAACCTAACAGAGATGCAAATTGAATTAATAAAAATGTGGCAATCTGAACATTGATTCCTGATTCTGGAGGCATCTCGATTAACTCTCCATTAAACAACTCATAGAGTTTATCTGAGCCATCATCATAAGATAGGTATTCTGCGAAACTTTGAAATCTATGTTTAATTTGTAGCATCAGGGTTGCTCCATGATGAGCCTCAATGTAAGTTTAGCTTAATTCAGGCGATGTCTTATCCGGCTTTCACCATCCAAACCAAAAAACTCAGAATTGGCTCGATAGGAGGAAGGGAATAATCAATTAAATCAATAGTTACCGTTTCTTGCTCTAGCTTCAGAAATCGCCATTGTGTTCCACTGCTTACAGTACCGTAAACTGCTATTAGGGGTTTTCCTTTGGCTTCATTAAATCGCTGTGCAGCTACCATTTCGGCAATACATTGTCCAAGTCCAGATTTTATATCTGATTTTTTCGCCTCAACAATAACAATTGCAGGCGCTTCCACAGTTAATTGTTCGGGTGAACGGCAAAGCAGGAAGTCACAAACACCGTTGAGTCCAATACTCGCATCAACGTTAAACTCTTCCCCTGAAAACACACTGATTTGCTGATTAAAAATGCGCCGCACTTCTAAAAGTACGGGATTAATAATCGCTTCTGAACGCGCTTTTTCTGTATCAACTGCGATTGCCCACGGTAAATCCTCTAAAATACCTTGTAGTCTGGAACTCGGAGTAACTGGTTCAATTGAGTCTGGGAAAAAGCGGACTCCCTCTACAGTATTTAGGTGAAAATCTTGTTTGACTCTATCAATCGTGAATTGACTATAGGGCATAAGTAACTTTATCCTTCCTACTTACCGCCGCGTATTTGTGACAGGGTTTGAGGTATCTGAAGTATCTGATGCCAAATATCTTGAGGAGTAATCCCAAAAGCTACTTGCAATAAAACGACGATCGCAGCTATAGTCAATGCTGTTTTTACAGTTGTTTTTAGTACCTTCCATAAGATGGCAAATACAATCCAAGCTAAAATCAGGGTAATAATCATAAAATATAAATTACTTAAAAATTACTCTCAGGTAAGTATTTAACTTTTTTCTAGGAAATGCATCCGAGAATTATACTCGAAAATATTACAATAATTCACCCACTAAAAGGCCTTGTCAGTGAAATTATCAAAAATATTTTGGTTTCTTCATATGTAACTGTAAGTCGGCATAATCAAACCAAACTATGTGAAGCAAAGTAAGCAAAGCAAAAACTTTCTTCCCTCTTGTATTCTGCCTCCTGTATTCTGCCTCCTGACACCCACCCACCCACTTATCAATAACCATGACAATGCTGAGGGTGGTTTGCTCAAGTTACCATCCTCACCAGTGTCTTGTCACTAACTAGCTACTTAGCGCAGAGAAATTATCTGCGGGGCGTGTTCTAGCGATTCAGTAGCAATTAAAACTTCTTGTCGTGCCCATTTATCTGCGGTCAAAATGTCATCTAAAGCAGGATTTGCTAGGTTATGATTTTGATGGCGATCGCACACCCATTCGATACAACGGGGAATATCTAAAAACCGGATTTTTTCTGCTAAAAATAACGCCACAGCTTGCTCATTGGCTGCATTTAAGACTGCTGGCATAGAACCACCAGCCCTACCTACTGCATAAGCCAGCTGCATACAAGGATACTTCTGGTGATCGGGTTCACGGAAAGTAAGATTTCCCGCTTTGACCAAATCTAGGCGTTCCCAGTCAGTGTAAATGCGATCGGGCCAAGATAGAGCATACA contains these protein-coding regions:
- a CDS encoding thioesterase family protein, with the translated sequence MSEEKPSQPTLPPTTALDKPSHREFENWFEYPVRTQPHHTDYAGAVWHGSYIAWMEEARNECLRSIGINFADLTALGCDLPVVELSVLYHRVLQLGMAAIVKTRMADVTGVRINWDYAILSPDEQQLYVTAKVTLVALDRERGKIMHQLPPSVKDALARISALHNN
- a CDS encoding Uma2 family endonuclease — translated: MLQIKHRFQSFAEYLSYDDGSDKLYELFNGELIEMPPESGINVQIATFLLIQFASLLGYKRVRGHGLELEVRGEPRNRYPDLTIIASEHIQQLAKRNTIRLSMLPPLLVIEVVSPGELQRDRDFIAKRSQYQDCGIPEYWIIDPETQTILVLELIDKTYTEIGNFAGNNLVVSPQFNQLNLKASQIFDAVNQA